A single window of Rubrobacter aplysinae DNA harbors:
- a CDS encoding SDR family NAD(P)-dependent oxidoreductase encodes MDGKNGLVTASGSGIGRASALTFAREGARVLVSDVADEAGEETVRQIRAAGGEAEYLHADVSREEDVAALVGRVVELWGSLDFAHNHAGISSENKPITEQETSAWRKVLDINILGTANGMKYELDRMHEQGTGGAVVNTSSMAGLSGTPGMTPYITSKWGIIGMSQSAAMEFAPEGIRVNVICPGLTVTASLEKWSEESPEAYAQYLEGIPMKKGGEAQDQADAAVWLCSEKSKYITGVALPISGGSQILG; translated from the coding sequence ATGGACGGAAAGAACGGGCTGGTAACCGCCTCGGGCAGCGGTATTGGCCGCGCGAGCGCGCTGACCTTCGCCCGGGAGGGAGCGAGGGTGCTCGTCTCCGACGTTGCGGACGAGGCCGGCGAGGAGACCGTGCGCCAGATCCGCGCGGCGGGCGGGGAGGCCGAGTATCTGCACGCGGACGTTAGCCGGGAGGAGGACGTGGCGGCGCTCGTCGGGCGTGTCGTCGAGCTCTGGGGGAGCCTGGACTTCGCCCACAATCACGCCGGCATCTCTTCAGAGAACAAGCCGATAACCGAGCAGGAGACCTCCGCGTGGCGGAAGGTCCTCGACATCAACATCCTGGGCACGGCCAACGGGATGAAGTACGAGCTTGATCGTATGCACGAGCAGGGTACCGGCGGGGCGGTGGTGAACACCTCGTCAATGGCGGGCCTGAGCGGCACGCCGGGCATGACGCCGTACATTACGAGCAAGTGGGGGATAATCGGAATGTCGCAGTCCGCCGCGATGGAGTTCGCGCCCGAAGGCATCCGCGTGAACGTAATATGCCCCGGCCTGACCGTTACCGCCTCGCTCGAAAAGTGGTCGGAGGAGTCACCCGAGGCCTACGCGCAGTACCTCGAAGGGATACCGATGAAAAAGGGCGGCGAGGCCCAGGATCAGGCCGACGCCGCCGTGTGGCTGTGCTCGGAGAAGTCCAAGTACATCACTGGCGTTGCCCTGCCGATCTCTGGCGGCTCACAGATCCTGGGATAG
- a CDS encoding zinc-binding dehydrogenase produces the protein MKAIVLHELNGPDSLSYEDWPEPEPDTGEVLVKLKAAALNRRDVFVTQGQYPGAKPDALPVIPGSDGSGELVAIGDEVEGVIEGTPPVNSDVVIHPSLYWGDDLRIPGKDYRILGLPENGTYAQYVKVPAENVFRKPAHLLHEEAAALPLAALTAYRALVTRGGIQEGDTVLIPGIGGGVATFLVQLATALGGRVFVTSSSDEKIEAAKRDLGAEGGVNYGSDGWQKELRSMSGGIDLSVDSIGGDVFDALATLANPAGRIVTFGATRGPVPNLVLPKIFLKQLDVLGTAMGSAQEFEEMLKLYEDRGLKPKIDSSYPLEETATAQKRMDAGENFGKIVLNVPE, from the coding sequence ATGAAAGCGATAGTTCTGCACGAGCTGAACGGACCGGACAGCCTGAGCTACGAGGACTGGCCGGAGCCAGAGCCGGATACCGGGGAGGTTCTCGTAAAGCTCAAGGCCGCCGCCCTGAATCGGCGCGACGTGTTCGTTACCCAGGGCCAGTATCCCGGCGCCAAGCCCGACGCTCTGCCGGTTATACCCGGCTCGGACGGCTCCGGGGAGCTGGTGGCCATAGGAGATGAGGTCGAGGGCGTAATAGAGGGTACCCCGCCGGTAAACAGCGACGTGGTCATCCACCCCTCGCTGTACTGGGGCGACGACCTCCGCATCCCCGGCAAGGATTACCGAATCCTCGGCCTGCCCGAGAACGGCACCTACGCCCAGTACGTGAAGGTACCGGCGGAGAACGTCTTCCGCAAGCCGGCTCACCTGTTGCACGAGGAGGCCGCCGCCCTCCCGCTCGCCGCTCTCACCGCCTATCGGGCACTCGTGACCCGGGGTGGCATCCAGGAGGGCGACACGGTCCTCATACCCGGCATCGGCGGCGGCGTGGCAACCTTCCTGGTGCAACTCGCCACCGCCCTCGGCGGCCGGGTTTTCGTCACCTCAAGCTCGGACGAGAAGATCGAGGCGGCCAAGCGGGACCTCGGCGCGGAAGGCGGCGTGAACTACGGCTCCGACGGCTGGCAGAAGGAGCTCAGGAGCATGTCCGGCGGGATAGACCTTTCGGTAGACTCCATCGGCGGCGACGTCTTCGATGCCCTGGCGACGCTGGCGAATCCGGCCGGACGCATCGTGACCTTCGGGGCGACGCGCGGCCCCGTACCGAACCTGGTGCTGCCCAAGATCTTCCTCAAGCAGCTAGACGTGCTCGGCACCGCTATGGGCAGCGCCCAGGAGTTCGAGGAGATGCTAAAGCTCTACGAGGACCGGGGCCTGAAGCCGAAGATAGACTCCAGCTACCCCCTTGAAGAGACGGCCACCGCGCAAAAGCGCATGGATGCCGGCGAGAACTTCGGCAAGATCGTGCTAAACGTCCCCGAGTAA
- a CDS encoding fructosamine kinase family protein: MSERIVSQGVEAALGQRLTSARPMGGGCVGEVYRATLSDGSTVVAKVDRTGGEAKLPLEGYMLGYLAEHSRLPVPELYHASDELLIMEYVEGGGGRSGRIERDAAELLADLHGVTASEFGHERDTLIGGLDQPNPPTTSWIEFFREHRLLYMAHEANRAGNLPDEDLRRIDGIAGRLEDYLEEPESAALIHGDVWGGNVIAGETGISGFLDPAIYHADPEIELAFITLFGTFGEAFFERYGEIRLIRDGFFEARRDLYNLYPLLTHVRLFDGKYLEATRSILNRFGA; encoded by the coding sequence TTGTCCGAGAGGATAGTCTCCCAGGGGGTAGAGGCCGCGCTCGGGCAACGGCTGACCAGCGCCCGCCCGATGGGCGGCGGCTGCGTGGGCGAGGTGTACCGGGCTACCCTGTCGGACGGCTCGACCGTCGTCGCCAAGGTAGACCGCACCGGCGGCGAGGCGAAGCTGCCGCTCGAAGGGTATATGCTCGGGTACCTCGCCGAGCACAGCCGGCTGCCCGTTCCAGAGCTGTACCACGCCTCTGACGAGCTCCTGATAATGGAGTACGTCGAGGGCGGGGGAGGCCGCTCGGGACGGATAGAGCGTGACGCCGCCGAGCTGCTCGCGGACCTGCACGGCGTCACCGCCAGTGAGTTCGGCCACGAGCGGGATACCCTGATCGGGGGTCTGGATCAGCCCAACCCGCCTACGACGTCCTGGATCGAGTTCTTCCGCGAGCACCGCCTGCTGTACATGGCGCACGAGGCCAATCGGGCCGGTAACCTGCCGGACGAGGACCTGCGGCGGATAGATGGTATCGCCGGGAGGCTGGAGGACTATCTGGAGGAGCCGGAGTCGGCGGCCCTGATCCACGGCGACGTGTGGGGCGGGAACGTGATCGCGGGCGAGACCGGAATCTCGGGCTTTCTGGACCCTGCAATCTACCACGCCGACCCCGAGATAGAGCTCGCCTTCATAACCCTGTTCGGCACCTTCGGCGAGGCCTTCTTCGAGCGGTACGGTGAGATCCGGCTCATCCGCGACGGGTTCTTCGAGGCCCGCCGCGACCTGTACAACCTGTATCCTCTCCTTACCCACGTCCGGCTCTTCGACGGTAAGTACCTCGAAGCCACCCGGAGCATCCTGAACCGGTTCGGGGCCTAG
- a CDS encoding MBL fold metallo-hydrolase, translating to MFNAEHPNAVLELPADDSPGFDEGSVTFIGNATTIIRFGGFTILTDPTFLHQGDHVHLGHGIYARREVEPACQPADLPDLDLCVLSHHHGDHFDDVAARELRKDLPIISNHHGVGLLEEQGFMQGYALDTWQAQDVVKGGARLTVSSTPGKHAPDYVNHLLPPVMGSVLDFSERTGGGEQRRFRVYITGDTLVYDRLHDIPRNFPGIDLMLIHTGGTTLLGIVVTMTGEQGVRLVEMVGPRAAIPIHYNDYSVFLSNLDDFKEAAAGSSASTEFHYLSHGETHTFRPPHLGD from the coding sequence ATGTTCAACGCCGAACACCCGAACGCGGTGCTCGAGTTGCCCGCCGACGATTCGCCGGGCTTTGACGAGGGTAGCGTCACCTTTATCGGCAACGCTACCACCATTATCCGCTTTGGCGGGTTTACGATTCTGACCGATCCGACGTTCTTGCACCAGGGGGATCACGTCCACCTCGGCCACGGCATCTACGCCCGCCGTGAGGTCGAGCCCGCCTGCCAGCCCGCGGACCTGCCGGACCTCGACCTCTGCGTCCTCTCGCACCATCACGGCGACCACTTCGACGACGTGGCTGCCCGCGAACTACGGAAGGACCTGCCCATAATCTCCAACCACCACGGGGTCGGCCTCCTCGAGGAACAGGGTTTTATGCAAGGCTACGCCCTCGATACCTGGCAGGCCCAGGACGTGGTCAAAGGCGGGGCCCGGCTTACGGTAAGCTCGACGCCCGGCAAGCACGCCCCCGACTACGTCAACCACCTACTGCCGCCGGTCATGGGTAGCGTCCTCGACTTCAGTGAGCGAACCGGCGGGGGAGAGCAGCGCCGCTTCAGGGTGTACATAACCGGTGACACGCTGGTCTACGACAGGCTCCACGACATCCCGCGCAACTTCCCCGGCATAGACCTCATGCTCATCCACACCGGCGGCACGACCCTGCTCGGCATCGTCGTCACCATGACCGGCGAGCAGGGAGTGCGACTGGTCGAGATGGTCGGGCCCCGCGCGGCGATCCCGATCCACTACAACGACTACTCCGTGTTCCTCTCGAACCTGGACGACTTCAAGGAGGCCGCGGCAGGCTCTTCGGCCTCGACGGAGTTCCACTATCTCTCCCACGGTGAGACCCACACCTTTCGTCCTCCCCATTTGGGAGACTGA
- a CDS encoding LysR family transcriptional regulator encodes MLFRQLECFLAVSRLGNVSRAAEEMYLTQPTLTARLKALEDEVGDQLFVRTSRGVRLTEAGREFVPYAERCVGSFAEGVQHLKELRGASAGRLILGASPGVGTYALPGLLERFAGAYPDVAISVRTGHSEEILNMVLKEEAQLGLTRGVRHPDLESMSLYDDELVLVVDPQHRFTETGTAEISEVAKEQIILFDYASSYYEETQAVFRNAGIRELHTMELDNIESAKRMVEHRLGVSFLPRTSVVRSVAAGHLVMIEVEDAPVLSRSIVALHRRDVPLTATVSAFLEVAEQMGQTPNRSELSPTLAAEFENLQLIDLFT; translated from the coding sequence TTGCTGTTTCGGCAGCTAGAGTGTTTTCTCGCGGTGTCGCGGCTCGGGAACGTGAGCCGGGCCGCGGAGGAGATGTACCTGACACAGCCGACGCTCACGGCGCGACTGAAGGCGCTGGAGGACGAGGTCGGGGATCAGCTTTTCGTGCGGACGAGCCGGGGCGTGCGGCTGACCGAGGCCGGCAGGGAGTTCGTGCCGTACGCGGAGCGGTGCGTCGGCAGCTTCGCCGAGGGGGTGCAGCATCTCAAGGAGCTGCGCGGGGCGTCGGCGGGGCGTTTGATCCTGGGCGCCTCGCCCGGGGTCGGGACGTATGCGCTGCCGGGGCTGCTAGAGCGTTTCGCCGGGGCCTACCCGGACGTGGCGATCTCGGTCCGGACGGGGCACTCCGAGGAGATCCTGAACATGGTCCTCAAGGAGGAGGCGCAGCTCGGTCTGACCCGCGGCGTGCGCCACCCGGACCTCGAGAGCATGTCACTGTACGACGACGAGCTGGTGCTCGTGGTGGACCCGCAGCATCGCTTCACCGAGACGGGGACGGCCGAGATCTCGGAGGTCGCCAAAGAGCAGATCATCCTCTTCGACTACGCCTCTAGCTACTACGAGGAGACCCAGGCCGTCTTCCGCAATGCGGGCATCCGAGAGCTGCATACGATGGAGCTCGACAACATCGAGTCCGCAAAGAGGATGGTCGAGCACCGCCTCGGCGTGTCCTTCCTGCCGCGCACCTCGGTGGTCCGCTCGGTGGCGGCCGGTCATCTCGTAATGATAGAGGTCGAGGACGCCCCGGTTCTCAGCCGCTCCATCGTGGCGCTGCACCGGCGGGACGTGCCGCTCACGGCCACGGTATCGGCGTTCCTGGAGGTGGCCGAGCAGATGGGCCAGACCCCGAATCGCTCGGAGCTCTCCCCCACCCTGGCCGCCGAGTTCGAGAACCTGCAGCTAATAGATCTCTTCACCTAA
- a CDS encoding isocitrate/isopropylmalate family dehydrogenase, which produces MDRKTIVVMEGDQTGQELLEEALRVLDPAVTQLELDFERYDLSLENRKATDNGVVHEAAAAMKEHGFGIKAATVTPEAGSLGSPNAILRKGIDGTVIVRTGRRIPGINPMSGVHAPISVVRMAVDDAYGATEWREGEDLDEVAYRTEKITRGVCRGVSEFAFIQARKMRAKVFGGPKYTVSPVYEGMLKEEMDRAAEKNRDTRYDPQLIDATYALLLGTYGEPLVIPTLNRDGDCLSDMVLQMFGSIAGAESLLISLDEDFVAQTIMSEAPHGTAPALEGKNVANPMAMILAGAALLSFMDDDQASLISRAIYEATFEIILDGVRTADLGGSTGTSEFTDEVIRHVRNKREVWSALA; this is translated from the coding sequence ATGGACAGAAAGACCATCGTGGTGATGGAGGGCGATCAGACCGGGCAGGAGCTGCTCGAAGAGGCCTTGCGGGTGCTGGATCCGGCGGTAACCCAGCTAGAGCTGGATTTCGAGCGGTACGACCTGTCGCTGGAGAACCGCAAGGCCACCGACAACGGGGTGGTACACGAGGCCGCCGCGGCCATGAAGGAGCACGGCTTCGGCATAAAGGCGGCGACCGTCACCCCGGAGGCCGGCTCGCTCGGATCGCCGAACGCCATCCTGCGCAAGGGGATAGACGGGACCGTGATCGTACGCACCGGCAGGCGAATCCCCGGTATAAACCCGATGTCGGGCGTACACGCCCCCATCTCCGTCGTGCGCATGGCCGTGGACGACGCCTACGGCGCGACCGAGTGGCGGGAGGGCGAGGACCTGGACGAGGTCGCGTACCGTACGGAGAAGATCACGCGCGGCGTGTGCCGGGGTGTGTCGGAGTTCGCGTTCATCCAGGCGCGCAAGATGCGGGCAAAGGTCTTCGGCGGCCCGAAGTACACCGTCTCACCCGTGTACGAGGGGATGCTCAAGGAGGAGATGGACCGCGCCGCCGAGAAGAACCGCGACACCCGCTATGACCCCCAGCTCATAGACGCAACCTACGCGCTGCTCCTCGGCACCTACGGCGAGCCGCTCGTGATCCCGACGCTGAACCGCGACGGCGACTGTCTCTCGGACATGGTGCTGCAGATGTTCGGCTCCATCGCGGGGGCGGAGAGCCTCCTGATCTCACTGGACGAGGACTTCGTCGCCCAGACGATAATGAGCGAGGCCCCGCACGGCACCGCCCCGGCTCTGGAAGGTAAGAACGTCGCGAACCCGATGGCCATGATCCTGGCCGGAGCGGCCCTGCTCTCGTTCATGGACGACGATCAGGCCAGCCTCATAAGCCGCGCCATCTACGAGGCCACCTTCGAGATAATTCTGGACGGCGTCCGAACCGCCGATCTCGGCGGCTCCACCGGCACCTCGGAGTTCACCGACGAGGTGATCCGGCACGTCAGGAACAAGCGCGAGGTCTGGAGCGCGCTGGCCTAA
- a CDS encoding Hsp20/alpha crystallin family protein, translating into MQKERRGNTSKSGYTLGRPLRQVWGVLQEMSRMLEMAHSADARPGSRRPRVARHWEPVVTEMPAGGDLLVYFELPDVEHEDIDLTLHGNSIVVSGVRKELPSLENVTVEDFVSGNLNLGPVQDSPFKSSVELPGTATEDDVEAAFGAGLLQVRVVGAAEDRSRRIHVRGAKKPRG; encoded by the coding sequence ATGCAGAAAGAGCGCAGAGGAAACACGTCGAAGTCAGGCTACACGCTCGGCAGGCCGCTGAGGCAGGTCTGGGGTGTGCTACAGGAGATGAGCCGGATGCTGGAGATGGCGCACAGCGCGGACGCCAGGCCCGGGTCGCGCCGTCCGCGCGTCGCCCGGCATTGGGAACCGGTAGTAACGGAGATGCCGGCTGGCGGCGACCTGCTAGTGTACTTCGAACTGCCGGACGTAGAGCACGAGGACATAGACCTAACGTTACACGGTAACTCCATCGTGGTCTCCGGGGTCAGGAAGGAGTTGCCCTCCCTGGAGAACGTCACCGTCGAAGACTTTGTCTCCGGCAATCTGAACCTCGGGCCCGTGCAAGATAGCCCGTTCAAGAGTTCCGTCGAGCTTCCGGGGACGGCCACCGAAGACGACGTCGAGGCCGCCTTCGGAGCCGGGCTCCTCCAGGTCCGGGTCGTGGGCGCGGCGGAGGACCGCTCCCGGCGCATCCACGTCCGGGGTGCGAAGAAGCCCCGCGGCTAA
- a CDS encoding Clp protease N-terminal domain-containing protein, whose amino-acid sequence MIALLERFWKGIGTVVSGDWRHPDRRPLWAFASERTKGVEIRALGEARRSGHERIGTEHLLVAILAEEVGEAAMSLRRRNVSLPEVRSLVELLNGTKPVEPKRSKWLNTPQHTAAMFAADGRSRQLGYTDIEPEHVLYGILLDEDAVATRILRYLGVSVSQLIPEL is encoded by the coding sequence TTGATCGCTCTGCTTGAGAGGTTCTGGAAGGGCATTGGCACCGTAGTCTCGGGTGACTGGAGGCATCCAGATCGCCGTCCATTGTGGGCCTTTGCCTCGGAGCGTACCAAGGGGGTTGAGATCAGGGCTCTCGGAGAAGCCCGACGCTCTGGCCACGAGCGTATCGGCACCGAGCACTTGCTGGTAGCAATACTCGCCGAAGAGGTGGGAGAGGCTGCCATGAGCCTCCGGCGGCGTAACGTTTCTCTACCAGAGGTACGTTCACTCGTAGAGTTGCTCAATGGAACAAAACCAGTCGAACCGAAGCGGTCGAAGTGGCTCAATACACCACAGCACACGGCCGCCATGTTTGCAGCCGATGGACGCAGCCGCCAGCTTGGATATACGGACATTGAGCCCGAGCATGTATTGTACGGAATCCTCCTGGATGAGGATGCTGTGGCAACCAGGATTCTCCGGTATCTAGGGGTGAGCGTATCGCAGCTTATACCAGAGCTTTGA
- the aceB gene encoding malate synthase A: MGKTQNIQRYGDGVEVHAPVADRTAEILTPEAVEFVAKLARRFTTRVDELLALRDERQKRISAGEMPDFLEETRDIREGDWTIAPIPQDLQDRRVEITGPPDRKMCINAMNSGAPTYMTDFEDANCPTWQNMMDSQINLADAIRREISYDDPNSGKHYELIEDPAVLIARPRGWHLFEKHMIVDGREVPAPIFDFGLYFFHNARELLSRGSGPYFYLPKMESHLEARLWNEIFVMAQEEVGLSQGTIKATVLIETILATFEMDEILYELREHSAGLNCGRWDYIFSYIKKFREHDLLLPDRAQVTMTVPFMRAYSQLTIKTCHKRGAHAIGGMAAQIPVKGDKEQNEKAYAAVKADKEREVEDGHDGTWVAHPGMVPTAKEAFDEGMPQANQIESKPRDDFQTSAEELLAKPDGEITEQGFRNNISVGIQYLGAWLAGRGAVPVFNLMEDAATAEISRAQVWQWIHHPNGILEDGRHVDTQLFRQMADEELWKIRDLVGEERFKADEYEKAAELFDRFSTSEEFVSFLTIPAYEYLD, from the coding sequence ATGGGCAAGACCCAGAACATCCAGCGTTACGGTGACGGGGTAGAGGTACACGCTCCGGTAGCCGACAGGACGGCGGAGATCCTCACGCCGGAGGCCGTCGAGTTCGTCGCCAAGCTGGCTCGGAGGTTCACCACCAGGGTCGACGAGCTTCTGGCCCTCCGCGACGAGCGTCAGAAGAGGATCTCGGCCGGCGAGATGCCGGACTTTCTCGAAGAGACCCGCGACATCCGCGAAGGCGACTGGACGATAGCGCCGATACCGCAGGATCTCCAGGACCGGAGAGTCGAGATCACGGGCCCGCCGGATCGGAAGATGTGCATCAACGCCATGAACTCCGGCGCGCCGACGTATATGACCGACTTCGAGGACGCCAACTGCCCGACGTGGCAGAACATGATGGACAGCCAGATCAACCTCGCCGACGCGATCCGGCGTGAGATCTCCTACGACGATCCCAACTCCGGCAAGCACTACGAGCTAATAGAGGACCCCGCCGTCCTAATAGCACGCCCGCGGGGCTGGCACCTGTTCGAGAAGCACATGATCGTGGACGGCCGCGAGGTGCCGGCCCCGATCTTCGACTTCGGGCTGTACTTCTTCCACAATGCCCGAGAGCTCTTGAGCCGCGGCTCCGGACCGTACTTCTACCTGCCCAAGATGGAGAGCCACCTCGAAGCCCGGCTGTGGAACGAGATCTTCGTCATGGCCCAGGAAGAGGTCGGGCTGTCGCAGGGCACCATCAAGGCAACCGTCCTGATAGAGACTATCCTCGCAACCTTCGAGATGGACGAGATCCTGTACGAGCTGCGCGAGCACTCAGCGGGCCTCAACTGCGGCCGCTGGGACTACATCTTCTCCTACATCAAGAAGTTCCGTGAGCACGACTTGCTCCTACCAGACCGGGCGCAGGTCACGATGACCGTGCCGTTCATGCGGGCTTACTCGCAGCTCACCATCAAGACCTGCCACAAGCGCGGGGCGCACGCCATCGGCGGCATGGCGGCCCAGATCCCGGTAAAGGGCGATAAGGAGCAGAACGAGAAAGCCTACGCCGCCGTAAAGGCCGACAAGGAGCGCGAGGTCGAAGACGGCCACGACGGCACCTGGGTCGCCCATCCGGGCATGGTCCCGACGGCGAAAGAGGCCTTCGACGAGGGGATGCCGCAGGCTAACCAGATCGAGTCAAAGCCCCGCGACGACTTTCAGACATCGGCCGAGGAGCTACTGGCGAAGCCGGACGGTGAGATAACGGAGCAGGGCTTCCGCAACAACATAAGCGTCGGCATCCAGTATCTTGGTGCGTGGCTCGCCGGACGCGGGGCGGTGCCGGTCTTCAACCTCATGGAGGATGCGGCGACCGCCGAGATAAGCCGCGCCCAGGTGTGGCAGTGGATCCACCACCCGAACGGCATCCTGGAAGACGGCCGTCACGTGGATACCCAGCTATTCAGGCAGATGGCCGACGAGGAGCTGTGGAAGATTCGGGACCTCGTCGGCGAGGAACGCTTCAAGGCCGACGAGTACGAGAAGGCCGCCGAGCTCTTTGATCGCTTCTCTACCTCCGAGGAGTTCGTCTCCTTCCTGACCATCCCCGCCTACGAGTACCTGGACTAG